From a region of the Phaseolus vulgaris cultivar G19833 chromosome 6, P. vulgaris v2.0, whole genome shotgun sequence genome:
- the LOC137831349 gene encoding uncharacterized protein: MDQGKSLKIKSLIQSTKPHNCLIRLVQLLVSLSLFSFFISPSSLLAFLYHFNLYFSTFSLQLFTHTIDKNCMFLLCNGLLVFVGITKSLSGSSSVPESESSKYVEGGSQSPYSDVEANEPIMLVEKTHHEPDGQKIEAEHAIEIKFSVEEGEQNIEKNIVLEGEEKGKRNSESVLKEEEEPNAETGAADEDKESEIGEFLIGESVQEEEVVEEEANWVLSTEELNKKFDDFIRKMKEDLRIEAQRQLLMV, translated from the coding sequence ATGGATCAGGGTAAGTCCCTCAAAATAAAATCTTTGATTCAAAGCACAAAACCTCATAACTGTCTAATCAGGCTTGTGCAATTGTTAGTCTCACtgtctttgttttctttcttcatttctcCATCTTCCTTGCTTGCTTTCCTCTACCACTTCAACCTCTACTTCTCTACATTTTCTTTGCAACTATTTACTCACACCATAGACAAGAACTGCATGTTTCTGCTATGCAATGGTCTCCTTGTGTTTGTTGGCATAACAAAATCTTTATCTGGGTCTAGCAGTGTTCCTGAAAGTGAATCTTCTAAGTATGTTGAAGGTGGATCACAGTCTCCATACTCAGATGTTGAGGCTAATGAGCCAATAATGTTGGTGGAGAAAACTCATCATGAGCCCGATGGACAGAAAATAGAAGCAGAACATGCTATAGAAATCAAGTTTTCGGTTGAAGAAGGTGAACAAAACATTGAAAAAAACATAGTTTTGGAAGgtgaagaaaaaggaaaaaggaacaGTGAATCAGTTTTGAAAGAAGAGGAGGAGCCAAATGCAGAAACTGGAGCTGCAGATGAAGACAAGGAATCAGAAATTGGTGAGTTTCTGATTGGAGAAAGTGTTCAAGAGGAAGAGGTTgtagaagaagaagcaaattgGGTGTTAAGCACTGAGGAGTTGAACAAAAAATTTGATGATTTCATCAGAAAGATGAAGGAAGATTTGAGGATTGAAGCTCAAAGACAATTACTCATGGTTTGA
- the LOC137833463 gene encoding uncharacterized protein — MADAPEKNNANKAEHEGGGAKKTYSPYDLNASDNPGNIITQVQLRGENYDEWARAVKISLRARRKWGSIDGTHIQPEDEAPDLEDWWTVQSMIVSWILNTIEPSLRSTVAYAETAHNLWEDIKERFSVVNGPRIQQLRSDLSRCKQEGMVVATYFGKLKVLWDELANSDKIPSCTCGGCKCGIGAQLEKRREEDKVHQLLMGLDDASYGTVRSNILASDSLPSLNRVYAMLVQEERVRMMAKSTEERGWSWVSRCRPTTKKKGVEIW; from the coding sequence ATGGCAGATGCACCAGAAAAGAATAATGCCAACAAAGCAGAGCACGAAGGAGGAGGTGCTAAGAAGACCTACTCGCCATATGATCTCAACGCGAGTGACAATCCCGGAAACATAATCACACAAGTCCAATTGCGCGGAGAAAATTACGACGAATGGGCAAGAGCAGTAAAGATCTCGCTTCGTGCCCGGAGAAAATGGGGCTCCATTGATGGAACACATATCCAACCAGAGGACGAGGCACCCGACCTTGAAGATTGGTGGACCGTGCAGTCCATGATTGTCTCTTGGATTCTAAACACCATTGAACCAAGCTTACGATCCACAGTAGCATATGCTGAGACTGCACATAACTTGTGGGAAGACATTAAAGAAAGATTCTCGGTCGTGAATGGACCTAGAATTCAACAACTAAGGTCGGACTTGTCAAGATGCAAGCAGGAGGGAATGGTGGTGGCAACTTACTTTGGAAAATTGAAGGTCCTTTGGGATGAGCTTGCTAACAGTGACAAAATTCCATCTTGTACGTGTGGTGGATGCAAGTGTGGGATTGGTGCTCAGTTGGAAAAACGAAGGGAGGAAGACAAGGTTCATCAACTCCTTATGGGGTTGGATGACGCAAGCTACGGGACAGTAAGATCAAACATTCTGGCCTCAGACTCATTGCCGTCTCTGAACCGCGTATATGCTAtgttggtacaagaagaaagagtgagaatgatggccaaatcaacggaagaaaggggttggtcgtgggtctcgcgatgcaggccaactacaaagaaaaagggcGTGGAGATATGGTAG